The window GGCGACCCGGCGGCGCTCGGAACGCAGCCCCCATGGCTCCCCGGCGGGGCTCCCAACGCGTCGCGGGCCTTCGCCGCGCCGAAGTGGCTTCGGCCACGCAGGCGGGAGCAGATGCCGTTCGCATCGGGCCCGCGACGCAACGCCGCCATCGTTCGCAATGTGCGGGCGCCCGTAGCGCGCTCTGCGCGCTCACTTCAAATGCTTTCGGGCGGCCTCCGGGGCAATCTGCGGCGCCGCCGCGACTCGACGATGGCAACGCATCGCCATCATCGCGGCGACTGGCAGCTTACCCCGCGGCGCTCCGAACAAATGCCACGTTATTTCCGGGGAGGGGCACTAAGGTCTCCCGCTCTCGCCGCCAGCGGGCTTCGATCTCACGCCGCCAGGCGGCGCTCCAGCCAGTCGAGCGTCCTCTGCCACGCGTCGACGGCGGCGTCGGCGCGGTAGGACGATCGCTCGTCGTTGAAGAAACCGTGGCCGGCTCCGGGATAGGACACGATCTCGAAGGTCTTGCCGAGCGCGCGAAGACGGGCGCCGATCGCTTCGACGTCCGCCGCGGGAATCGACGCGTCCTCGGCCCCGAAGAACGCGAGGACCGGGCACGAGACGCCGGCGGCCTCGGGCAGCAGCGGCGCGAGCTTCATCCCGGGCCGCTCGCGGACGATGCCGCCGCCGTAGAAGCACACGGCGGCCGCGACGTCGGTCCGGCAGGCCGCGAGGAACGCCGCGAACCCGCCGGCGCAGAAACCCACGGCCGCGACGCGGGCGCCGTCGACCGACCGGTCCGCGCGCACCGCGCCGAGCGCCGCGCGGATGTCGGAGGCGATGCCGTCGTTGGTCAAGGCCGCCAGATGCGGCCGCACGGCGGCGAAGTCGTCGTAGCCGAACGTCCGCCCCGACCCTTCCCGGTGATACAGCTCCGGCGCCAGCGCGACGTACCCCTCCCTCGCGAAGCGGCGGCAGACCGAGCGGACGTGGTCGTCGACGCCGAACGCCTCCTGGAGGACGACGACGGCGGGGCCGCGGTCGCCGTCGGGGGGCGCCGCCCGGTGCGCCTCCATCGGCCCGTCGGGCGTTTCGATGACGATCCGATCCTCGGTCATGGGCGCCTCCGCTCGGCCGAAGCGTATCGCACGGGCCGACGCGCGCGTCTGGCGCTGATATGATCGGCCGCGTGGGACCGGTCTGGAAGCTCGTCAAAGGCGTCAAGGAAGCCTGCTCGCAGTGCGGGAAGGAAATCCTCGACTTTCCGGCAGTCGGCCGCGTCGTCGACTTCCAGTTTCTCGTCTCGGAGCGGTTCTGCTGGGACTGCTACCGGTACAACTCCGCGTTTCTCGACGAGGTCGATCCGCAGTCGCTCCACTCTTTCCAGGCCGTCACGAAACCGGTCATTCCTTAGTTTCCCGCATCACGCGGCGCGCCGCCGAATGCCGAACACCCCCGGAGTCGCGAGCGAGGCGCCCGTGAGGATCATCGCGCCTCCGGCGAAGAACCGCCAGCCGACGCTCTCCTCGAGCACGATGGCGCCGAGCGTCACCGCCACGAGCGTGTCGATCAGCGGGATGGCGCCGATCGTCGCCATCGGCACGCGGGGAATCAGCCAGAAGAGCGCGAGGAACGCGACCACGGTTCCGAGCACGGAGAGGTAGGCCAGCGCTCCGAAGGCCCGAAGCGTCCAGCGCGCGGGCCGATGCGATTCGAGGAGCGCGGAGATCCCGAGGAGGAACGCCGAGCCGACGAGGGTCTGCCCCCACAGGTTCACCCGCGGGGCGACCCCTCCGAGCCGCTTCTTCATCCAGACGTTGGCGAACGCGGACGCGATCGACGCCCCGAGAGGGAGGAGCGCGGCGATCGGGAAGCTTCCTCCGCCCAGCGCCGCCTCCACGGCCGGGAGCTCGAGCAGAGCCACACCCGCCAGCCCGATCGCGGCGGCGATCACGGCGGCCGGCCGGAGCGGCTCGCCCGGAAGGAACGCGTGAGCGAAGAGCGAGATCCAGATCGGAAAGCTCGCGAAGAGGACCGCCGTCATGCCGGAATCGATCGTCCGCTCGGCCGCGAAGACGAGCGCATAGGAGACGCCGATCTGGAGGAAGCCGGCGAGCGCGATCGCCCGAACCTCGCCGGCTTTCGGCCGCGCCGCGCCGCGGAACGCGAAGAACGTCAGGATCGCGCACGCGAGCGCCATCCGGAGGCCGGCGAAGCGCAGCGGCGGCAGGTCGGCCAGGCCGATCTTGATCACGAGCCACGTCGAGCCCCAGATCGCGCAGCAGACCGAATAGAGGAGGAGGA of the Thermoanaerobaculia bacterium genome contains:
- a CDS encoding dienelactone hydrolase family protein is translated as MTEDRIVIETPDGPMEAHRAAPPDGDRGPAVVVLQEAFGVDDHVRSVCRRFAREGYVALAPELYHREGSGRTFGYDDFAAVRPHLAALTNDGIASDIRAALGAVRADRSVDGARVAAVGFCAGGFAAFLAACRTDVAAAVCFYGGGIVRERPGMKLAPLLPEAAGVSCPVLAFFGAEDASIPAADVEAIGARLRALGKTFEIVSYPGAGHGFFNDERSSYRADAAVDAWQRTLDWLERRLAA
- a CDS encoding EamA family transporter; translated protein: LLLYSVCCAIWGSTWLVIKIGLADLPPLRFAGLRMALACAILTFFAFRGAARPKAGEVRAIALAGFLQIGVSYALVFAAERTIDSGMTAVLFASFPIWISLFAHAFLPGEPLRPAAVIAAAIGLAGVALLELPAVEAALGGGSFPIAALLPLGASIASAFANVWMKKRLGGVAPRVNLWGQTLVGSAFLLGISALLESHRPARWTLRAFGALAYLSVLGTVVAFLALFWLIPRVPMATIGAIPLIDTLVAVTLGAIVLEESVGWRFFAGGAMILTGASLATPGVFGIRRRAA